The genomic DNA GCCTCGGCGTTTGCGCTGGTCGGTGCCGTGCTGACCTATTTCGGCTTCATGCATGGCGAGGCGGTCGGCATCGGCGGCGGCTTCGGCGTCACACCCGCGGTCGCGCTGGCCTATGCCGCGATGGCCGCTGGCCTGTTCGCGGCCAGCAGGCTCGGCGCCGGCGAACATTATGCCTCGCATCCGGAGATGTCTGCCGCACCGGCGGAATAGCAGAACAGCGCGGCCTTCCGTGAAGCGGCCGGCCTGTGCCGGCCGCTTTCGCTTCAGGGCCGCACTGCCGGTGTCTCCATCGGCAGGCCATGCGCCCGCGACATCAGATAGAGCTCGAGCGCGACCAGCTCGGGCGAGCCGTACTCATAAGCCTGGGCGCGCACGCCGCTCATGCAGCTGCGCAAGCGCCTCTCCAGCGATCCCAGCGTTTGCCATTCCAGGCGGTAGAGCGGATAGCCGGTCGGCTGTCCCTGCGTGATCGGCGCGCCCGCGAGGCGCTTGTCGAAATTGTCGTCGTGGCAATTGGTGCAAGCGAGATTGAGCTGACCCTCGCGCCGCATGAAGAGCTCGCGGCCTTGCTCCACGAAGGGTTTGGCCTGCGGATCGTCCCCGGCCGTGATCGCGGCCCCGCGCGATTGATGGGCGACGAAGGCGGAGAGCGCGAGGAGGTCGCGGCTCTCGTAGGGCAGCGGCGTCGCCTGCTGATGATCGGCTCTGCAGAGATTGATGCGCTGGTCGAGCGTGACGGGGCGGCCGAGCGTCGTGTCGATCGCGGGGTAGCGCGCCGCGACGCCCTTCATGCTGCCGCGCGCATCGCCATGACAATCCGCGCAGGCCTTCTCCGCGCTGCCGGTCTTCTTCGCCCACAGCTGTTCGCCGTCGAGCACGAACAGCATGGCCGGATTGGAGGTGTCGTCGTCCTGCATCGCCCGGGTGTCGGGTCCCATGAACGAATAGCCGGACCGGCGCGCATCGGGCGGAATTTCACCGGCGAGCAGGGCAGGGGCCACAGCGAACAAGGTCGCCGCGGCTATCGCGCGCCAAACGCTCATTCGACCGTGATCGATGCCGACGCGGTGGACGAGTAGCCGTTGTCGCCGATCCATTCGAACTCGAACTTGCCGCTCTCCTTGGCGACGGTGAAGAACGACAGATAGGGATTGGCCGCGATCGCCGGAAACAGGTCGGCGCGGAAGATCTCGGCGCCGTTGTAACGGCAAATGAAGCTCGTGATGATGTCGCGCGGCACCAGCTTGCCGTCCACAGTGTGGCGGAAGCCTGTTTCCATGATGTGCGAGGTCAGCGTACGGATCTCGATGACGTCGCCGCGTTTGGCCTTCGCGGGAACGTTGATGAGCGCGGCCATCAGTTCATCTCCTCGGTGCAGGCCGCCAGCGTCACGACCACGTCGGCGACAACCTGCCAGAACGTGTCGTCGGACATACGCGCGATCGCCACCACTTTCTGGGTGTCGGCAAGGCGGATGCGGGTCGAGACCTGGGCCCGGCCGGAGGAGAGGCCGAGATAGAAATTGCCGATGTTCGGCTGCGGGTTCTTCTCGTTGAAGACGTGAATGCTCTTGACGTAATCGTCAGCCGTCATCGGGCTTGCGACGCTCACCGTCATCGGCACGGTGTTGCCGTTCTCGACCAGCGGAGGAATATCGAGCTTCACCCTGCCGGTGCTGACGGATGCTTCGCCGACGATGTTGCGGATCGCACCATTGAGCATCGCGGGCGTTGCCCGAAGCGGACGCAGGGTGACGATCGGGAGCGTTCCGGCGGCGGTGATGCCTCCGGCGAGGCTCAAGAATTGTCGTCGCGTGGTTGGCATGAACAGTCCTAGTCACGAAGCGTTGCAAGAAAGGCCACGATGTCCTCGATCTCGGCGGCCGACAATATCGCCTTGCCGGCAAAATTGCGTCCGACCCGCACGAGGCCGTCGTTGCGATAGTAGGACGGCATGATGGTCTCTGCGTTGAATCGCGAGGCATCGACCAGTCGAAGCCGCAACTGGCTCGCCGTCCATCGGTTCCCGGCCCCGGTGAGGTCAGGCGCGAGGTCGCCCTGGAACCGCGTTTCCGGGAAGGGGCCGGAATGGCAGAGGATGCAGGTCGTGCTGCGTGCGAGCACCAGGGTCCGTCCGCGCGCGGCATCGCCAGGCGAGCCGGTGAGCGAGGTTGGAATGCCATCGCCGACGATGTTGTAGGAGACGAGTTCGTCCGCGTGCACAACGCTGGCAAAGGTGAGGCCCATTATGAGGAATGCGACAATCGCAGATGTCGGGAAGGATGGCTGCGACTGCCGCGAACTCCACTTACCTCTCCCGCTTGCGGGAGAGGTCGAACCGAAGGCGAGGGTGAGGGTTCTCGCTTCTTGGAGATTCTCGCGAGTGGAGACACCCCCCGCAGGCGGGGGAGGGAGCGCACCGAGGTGTTCGCGGCAAGCTTGGTCCATCATCGCTCTAGCCAAAGGTGTCCGCCGTGATGGTTTGAAACCAGCGCTCCGCCTCCGCGGCTTCGCGGGCCCGCAATTCGCGTGGCGCATCGACCGGACTGGTCGCGCCGCCTTCGACCTCGGCGAAGATGTCGCCTCTTGGCTGGTAATTGCCGGCAAGGGAGAAGCCGTAGCCGGGTGCGACGGTGTTGTAGCAGACGCCTGTGAGCCGCGGCGTTTCCGGCGCGCGGCCGGCGAGGAGACGGACGATGGCGGCGGCGCAGGCCTTGCCTTGCCCGCTTGCGGCCGACGCCGATTTGGGGATGCCGCCGCCGAGGCAGGCATCGCCGATGACATGGATGTCTTTGACGAGTTTCGACTCGAAGCTCACGGGATCGATTGGGCACCAGCCGGTCGTATCTGCAGCGCCCGCGATCTCGGCGATGCGTCCCGCACGTTGCGGCGGGATGACGTTGGCGACGTCAGGGGTGTAATTGCCGAACTCGGTGACGATGGTCATGGTCCCAGGATCGACGGAGGTGACGCGGCCGCCTTGCGACAGGCCAACGCGCTCGATCATGTCGCCGTACAGCTCCTTCCACGCCCTCTCGAACAGCCGCTGCTGGGAGAAATTGTCCTTGGCGTCGAGGATCAGGACTTTCGAGCGTGGCTTGTTCGTCTTCAGGTAATGCGCGATCAGGCTGGCGCGCTCGTAAGGCGCAGGCGGGCAGCGCGACGGATTGGCCGGGATTGCAATGGCGACCGTGCCGCCATCTGCCATCGCTTCCAGCTGCTTGCGCAGCAGCAGCGTCTGCGCGCCGGCCTTCCAGGCATGCGGCATCTTGTCCGATGCGGCCTCGTCATAGCCGGGCAGGGCCTCGCCATGGAAGTCGATGCCGGGGGAGAGCACGAGACGATCATAGGCAAACGCGGTGCCTTCGGCTGTGGTCACGCTACGCTTTTGCGGGTCGATGGCCGTCGCGGCCTGAGCCACCACGACGATGCCCTCGGCCGCGATCCTGTCATAGCCGAAGCGTTGCGTCTCCATCTTGCGCAGCCCGGCGATCACCTCGTTGCTGAACGGGCAGGACGTGAAAACCTTGTTCGGCTCGATCAGGGTGACCTGCAGGTTCGCGTCGGCGCGCTTGAGCGCACGCGCGCAGGCCGCGCCACCGAAGCCGCCGCCGACCACGACGATGCGGCCTGCCGATTGCGCACGCAGGATCGAAGGTGTGGCGAGCGATGCGGCCGCGGCGGCGATGCCGAGGACGGCATTCCGCCGTGTCACCGGCACATTCATGAGGCTTGTCCGGAAAAATGTGCCGCGGCGGCTATCGTGGCCGCCGCGGCGTTTCTCAGGCGAAGGTGATGTTCTGGTCGCGCAGCGGCACCGAGCGGATGCGCTTGCCGGTCGCGGCGAAATAGGCGTTCAGCACCGCCGGCGCGGCAACACCGATGGTCGGCTCGCCGACGCCGCCCCAGAACCCGCCGCTCGGCACCATCACCGATTCCACCTTCGGCATCTCGTTGATGCGCATCGAGTTGTAGGTGTCGAAGTTGGTTTGCTCGATCTTGCCGTCCTTGACAGTGCAGCCGCCGTAGAACAGCGCGGAGAGGCCATAGACGAAGGAGCCCGCAATCTGCCGCTCCACCTGCGCCGGATTGACGACGTAGCCGGGGTCGGTGGAGGCGACGATGCGATGCACCTTGATCTTGCTGCCGTCGGTCACCGAGATCTCGGCGGCGCCGGCGACATAGCTGCCATAGCCCATGACCTGGGCGATGCCGCGATAGATGCCCTGTGGCGCCGGCTTGTCCCAGCCGATCTTCTCCGCGACCGCATTGAGCACCGCGATGTGCTTGGGGTGATTGCCCATCAGCTTGCGGCGGAATTCGAGCGGGTCCTGGCCTGCGGCCTGGGCCAGCTCGTCCATGAAGCATTCCATGTAGATCGCGTTGTGATTGACGTTGACGCCGCGCCAGAAGCCGGGCGGAACGTGCGGGTTGCGCATCGCGTGCTCGACCAGCAGGTTCGGCACCGAATAGCCGAACGCGGCTTCGCCCGATTGAGCGACGCCCTGGAACGCCGCCGGATCCATGCCGTTCTGCAGCGCCTCGGGGCGCAGCGAGAACAGGATCGATTGTCCGGACAGGCGGTAGTGCAGCGCGACCAGATTGTTGTTGGCATCGAACGCGCCGGTCATCTTGCACTGGGTGATCGGGTGATACCGGCCATGCGCCATGTCCTCTTCGCGCGACCACAACAGCTTGATCGGTGTGCCCGGCATCTGCTTGGCGATGACGACCGCCTGGCGGACATAGTCGGTCTGGCCGCGCCGGCCGAAACCACCGCCCAGCATTACCTTGTGGACGTCGCACTTCTCCGCGGGCAGGCCGGACGCTTCCAGCACTGCAGCGAAGGCGGCTTCGCCGTTCTGCGTGCCGCACCAGACCTCGCATTTATCCGCGGTGTAGAGCGCGGTGGCGTTCATCGGCTCCATCGTGGCGTGGTTCTGGTAGGGATAGGAGTAGACGGCTTCGACCTTCTTTGCCGCACTCGCAATCGCGGCCTTGGCATCGCCGTTCTTGTTGCCGACATAGGCCGGCTGAGAATCGTCGAGGCCCTCGTTGAGCCATTTCGCAATCGACTCGCTGGAGACCTTGGCGTTGTCGCCTTCGTCCCAGACGATCGGCAGGGCCTCCAGCGCGGTCTTGGCGTGCCACCAGGTGTCGGCGACCACAGCAACGGCGGTGTCGCCGACCTTGACGACCTTCTTGACGCCTTTCATGCCGGCGATCTTGGCTTCGTCAAAGCTCTTCAGCTTGCCGCCGAACACCGGGCAGTCCTTGATCGCGGCATTCAGCATGCCCGGCAGCTTGACGTCGGCGCCGTAGATCATGGCGCCGGTGGTCTTGTCGACGGTGTCGAGGCGCTTCACGCCCTTGCCGATCAGCTTCCAGTCCTTCGGGTCCTTCAGCTTGACCTCGGCCGGCGGCGTCAGCT from Bradyrhizobium sp. CCBAU 53351 includes the following:
- the soxA gene encoding sulfur oxidation c-type cytochrome SoxA, producing MSVWRAIAAATLFAVAPALLAGEIPPDARRSGYSFMGPDTRAMQDDDTSNPAMLFVLDGEQLWAKKTGSAEKACADCHGDARGSMKGVAARYPAIDTTLGRPVTLDQRINLCRADHQQATPLPYESRDLLALSAFVAHQSRGAAITAGDDPQAKPFVEQGRELFMRREGQLNLACTNCHDDNFDKRLAGAPITQGQPTGYPLYRLEWQTLGSLERRLRSCMSGVRAQAYEYGSPELVALELYLMSRAHGLPMETPAVRP
- the soxZ gene encoding thiosulfate oxidation carrier complex protein SoxZ, with amino-acid sequence MAALINVPAKAKRGDVIEIRTLTSHIMETGFRHTVDGKLVPRDIITSFICRYNGAEIFRADLFPAIAANPYLSFFTVAKESGKFEFEWIGDNGYSSTASASITVE
- a CDS encoding SoxY-related AACIE arm protein, with the protein product MPTTRRQFLSLAGGITAAGTLPIVTLRPLRATPAMLNGAIRNIVGEASVSTGRVKLDIPPLVENGNTVPMTVSVASPMTADDYVKSIHVFNEKNPQPNIGNFYLGLSSGRAQVSTRIRLADTQKVVAIARMSDDTFWQVVADVVVTLAACTEEMN
- the soxX gene encoding sulfur oxidation c-type cytochrome SoxX, with the translated sequence MGLTFASVVHADELVSYNIVGDGIPTSLTGSPGDAARGRTLVLARSTTCILCHSGPFPETRFQGDLAPDLTGAGNRWTASQLRLRLVDASRFNAETIMPSYYRNDGLVRVGRNFAGKAILSAAEIEDIVAFLATLRD
- a CDS encoding NAD(P)/FAD-dependent oxidoreductase — its product is MNVPVTRRNAVLGIAAAAASLATPSILRAQSAGRIVVVGGGFGGAACARALKRADANLQVTLIEPNKVFTSCPFSNEVIAGLRKMETQRFGYDRIAAEGIVVVAQAATAIDPQKRSVTTAEGTAFAYDRLVLSPGIDFHGEALPGYDEAASDKMPHAWKAGAQTLLLRKQLEAMADGGTVAIAIPANPSRCPPAPYERASLIAHYLKTNKPRSKVLILDAKDNFSQQRLFERAWKELYGDMIERVGLSQGGRVTSVDPGTMTIVTEFGNYTPDVANVIPPQRAGRIAEIAGAADTTGWCPIDPVSFESKLVKDIHVIGDACLGGGIPKSASAASGQGKACAAAIVRLLAGRAPETPRLTGVCYNTVAPGYGFSLAGNYQPRGDIFAEVEGGATSPVDAPRELRAREAAEAERWFQTITADTFG
- a CDS encoding molybdopterin cofactor-binding domain-containing protein, producing MNKHVSPKMNRRAFVIGSATLGAGLAIGLDIPFGGPAIVRAADGSPEIGAWVVVRPDDTVVIRIARSEMGQGSLTGLAQLVAEELECDWTKVTTEYPTPGQSVARKRVWGDFSTGGSRGIRSSQDYVRKGGATARVMLIQAAADAWKVPASECSAENSVITHKASGRTTTYGKVAEAAAKLTPPAEVKLKDPKDWKLIGKGVKRLDTVDKTTGAMIYGADVKLPGMLNAAIKDCPVFGGKLKSFDEAKIAGMKGVKKVVKVGDTAVAVVADTWWHAKTALEALPIVWDEGDNAKVSSESIAKWLNEGLDDSQPAYVGNKNGDAKAAIASAAKKVEAVYSYPYQNHATMEPMNATALYTADKCEVWCGTQNGEAAFAAVLEASGLPAEKCDVHKVMLGGGFGRRGQTDYVRQAVVIAKQMPGTPIKLLWSREEDMAHGRYHPITQCKMTGAFDANNNLVALHYRLSGQSILFSLRPEALQNGMDPAAFQGVAQSGEAAFGYSVPNLLVEHAMRNPHVPPGFWRGVNVNHNAIYMECFMDELAQAAGQDPLEFRRKLMGNHPKHIAVLNAVAEKIGWDKPAPQGIYRGIAQVMGYGSYVAGAAEISVTDGSKIKVHRIVASTDPGYVVNPAQVERQIAGSFVYGLSALFYGGCTVKDGKIEQTNFDTYNSMRINEMPKVESVMVPSGGFWGGVGEPTIGVAAPAVLNAYFAATGKRIRSVPLRDQNITFA